Below is a genomic region from Actinomadura sp. NAK00032.
AGGATGCCCGCCGGGCGCCCGCCGGAACACGGCACCGCGAAAGACCTTCGACCACCGGCCCGCGATGACGTACCGTCCGGTGTATGGGGTCGCCGGTGGTGCTGCTGGACGTCGACGGGGTGCTCAATCCGTTCGAGAGGCCCCATCGCGGGTTCAAACGGCACCGGTGCTCGCCGAACGGCCAGATGTTCCATCTGTGGCTCAACCCGGCGCACGGCCCGGCGCTGCTCCAGCTCGCCGAGTCGACCGGCGCCGAACTGGCCTGGGCGAGCTACTGGTGCGGCCACGCCAACGGCTGGATCGGGCCCAGGGTCGGGCTGCCGGAGCTGCCGTTCGTCCCGATCCCGTCCTATCCCGGCAGCGCCGAGGGGCGCTCACTCGGCGCGTGGAAGGCCCGGCACGTGGCCGCGTGGGCGGAGGGCCGCCCGTTCGTGTGGTTCGAGGACGAGCCCGACGCCACCGAGTGCATCGCCGGCGAACCGGGCGTCGCCGACCACCTCCTCGTCGAGATCGACCCGCTCACCGGGCTCACCGACGAGCACCTCGGCGCCGCCGAGGCCTGGCTCCGCGCCCTCACCCGCTGACCGGCGCCCACATGGGGGCCCGGACGGGGAAGGTTCCATTCGTCCAAGACGGTGCGCGGCGGGGGTCCGTAGCGTCCTCGGACGAACGGAAAAGGAGCCGACGATGTCGAGATCACCATTGCTGGACGCGGCCTTCGGATACATGCCGGCGCAGATCGTGCACACGGCCGCCGAGATAGGGGTGGCCGACGCCCTGGCCGGCGGGCCGCGGACGAGCGGGGAACTGGCG
It encodes:
- a CDS encoding HAD domain-containing protein, yielding MGSPVVLLDVDGVLNPFERPHRGFKRHRCSPNGQMFHLWLNPAHGPALLQLAESTGAELAWASYWCGHANGWIGPRVGLPELPFVPIPSYPGSAEGRSLGAWKARHVAAWAEGRPFVWFEDEPDATECIAGEPGVADHLLVEIDPLTGLTDEHLGAAEAWLRALTR